Genomic DNA from Nitrospira sp.:
GTGACAGCAAAACCCCCTATCTGCTCGAGCGTCGTATCGGCCATCGCGTGGCGCAGGCCTGCCGACTCCGCGGACTGCTCCTGCGGCCGCTCGGCAACGTCATCGCGCTGGTCCCTCCCCTATCCATGTCGCCTCGTGAGCTCACGAAGATGGTAGCAATTTTGCACAGTGCCATCCGTGAAACAACCGAACCTCTCCCGGCGTCACCGTAGAACCACGTGTCATTGCCGCTGATTTCCGTCCATGAGCGACCGGCTTATGCTGTTCAGGCTGGAACAGTCCTCTGACATTTTTGCACAGTACCGTCGCCGCCCTGGAGGCTGAATATCGAGTGCTAGACTTGATGGCATGCTGTGTGACGCGATGGCTCCGGCGAGCCTTTTGCCATGATGTCCGGTCGGATACTCGGGGCGTTGCTCCTGCTCCTGACCCTCCCGTTGACGGTGCTGGCGGAAGATCCTCAACAGTCAGACCTCCTGCTCCAGCGCATCCAATTCAGCGATACCGCGCGTGTCGCCGGAAGCGCAGGTATTCCGTTTTCGATCGCATCGCCGGTGTTGCATACGTCGTTTCAGGCGACGTCCTTTGCGCCGCAGACGACCTCGACCAGGCTGAAAGATCTCGTTCCCGATTCCGAACGGCCGCAGACCAAAGGCATCGGCGCCAGTTCGACGTGGATGAAGGGACAGCTGACCGCAGAAGGCGAAGTGGCAAACAATGCGACCAACGATGCCGGCCTCACTTCGCGCATCGATCAACGTGATGATGGGGCCAAACGCATGGTCCGCATGGCGCTGACCGGCACCAACGGGCCGGTACGATACGGCATCAACTATCGATCGGCCGGCAAGGCCTTTTTTAACTCACCGGATCAGACCGTGCGGGAAATGTGGGCGGAATGGGGGCTGGGAATTGCGAAGCTGCGCAGTTCATCGGGCCAGACCTGGAACAATGTGGACTTGGACCCAAGCCGGCCGCGGATTCAGCAGAACGTCAACCGGATCGGAATTGCCTTGGTCAAGCCGGCCTGGCCGGAACTCAGTCTGACCTATGCACGGAGCGAGCTGGCGAGCAGTTTCACGCCTGCCAGCACGAGTCAGCAACGCAGTCAAAGTCACAGCATGGAAGCCGCGCTGGCCTATACTGGGTTGGCTTGGAATGCCCGACTCTCATCGAGCTACATTCTGACCAACGACGACATGCGGGGTGGCGCAGAATCGACGACGTTGGCTCAAACCCTGGTGGCCATCTACCGTCCCATCAACACGCTGACCCTCGCTCCTACCCTCAGCTATCGAATGGAAACGCAAAGTTGGTCGGGCGCGAGGATCCAGACCCCGATGGCCTCGGTGTCGCTGCTCTACAAACAAAGCCAGCGGTTGCTGGTCAGTGCCGCAGGCGGATACACGAGCACGAAGTCAAACGATGGATTGATCGGCACGGAAAGTATCGTGGGGCGAGGGATGTGCGCGTTTAGCCTGAATCCGATTTACGGCCACCCTACGACGCTCTCGCTGGAAGCGTCCTACACCAACACGACCAACCGGACGGTGGCAGGCGTGGATACCGAAGACCTCTCAGGTCTGGTCCGGTTACTCGTTGCGGCGCTCTAGCCAGACGCCCACAACGGCTAGGCACCTTCCATTGGCGAGTCCCCCTCCGCGAGATGACTCAACGACGACGGGCTGAGTAGAATGCGCTCCCCCGTCGTCACGCCCTCGCGAATGATCACTTGGTTGTCGGCAATGCTGTCGATCGTGATGGCACGATCTTCCAAGCGGCCATTCTCGTTCTGCACGACGATCCACTGTTTCCCGCTGCGTTCCAACACCGCCTGTTTGGGAATGACGATCTTAGGCCGGATGGTATTGCCCGCGAGGATCAATCGAGCGAACATCTCCGGTTTCAATCGCCGGTCCTTGTTCGGGACGGTCGCACGGATCTTGATGGTTCTGGTCGCCGGGTCGACGACATCGCCAATGACGGCGATCTTCGCGGGAAATTCGATGCCGGGGTAGGCCTCGACTGTCATTACCGTCACCGCTCCGACCCGGATTCCCGAGAGATCATGCTCGTAGACATCCGCCACCACCTGCAATCGATCAAGATTCGCCACCGTGAACAACGGCGTGTCTGTCCCCGCCCCGACGATTTGTCCCGGCGTCACGGCGCGTTCCACGACCGTGCCCGTCAGCGGACTCCGTAACTCGAAGCGGGAAGTAATTTGTTGCTGTGCCAGGGGCTTGCTCAGTTCGGCGGCGGGCACCCGCAGCGACAGCAGCCGCTCCTTCGCTTGCTTGAATTCAGCCCGTTCGCGATTCAGGTCGTTTTCCGCATGTTCGAGATCTTTGCGGGACATCGCTTGAGCGTCATACAGATCTTTCGTCAATTCAAAGTTCCGCTCGGCGAGTCCTAACTCCGAAATCTCTGCCACATACGCGGCATAGGCTCGTGCAATGTCGGCGGCATCGATCACCATCAGCACGTCCCCGGCTTTGACGGCCTGGCCGAGTTTGACCCGCACATCGAGGACCGGTCCCTGGAGGGGAGAGGATATTTTGGAATAGCCATCTTCTGAATAGGTGACGCGGGCCGGCAGGGTCAGGGCCGGGAGCGAAGACGAGGCGTCAACGAGCATGGTTTCGAGGTCAAGTTGGCGGTGGGCTGCGGCGGGCGGCGTTACGGGTTTCACCGACGGAGCTGGCGCGTCCGGTTGGGTGCAGGCTGCAAGGGCGAGCCCCGCGAGGAGCGTCGGCAGATGGCGCAAGGGTCGTGTCATGACACTCCGTGATCCTGTTTGTCTGTATCGGTCATTTGCTTGTCGGAACAAAGCGACTCCACCCGCCTATTCGGCCCGGGCCATATCGAAACGTCCTGCCACTCAGGGATGTGATGCTGATGCTCCCCTAAGGGTTGAAGGTTACGCAGAGATGCCAGCCCCGTCACCCTGTAGGAATGTGGGAGGGCTGTGTCAGACCGAGGGCGCTGCGAGACCCTGATCTGACCGCTTAACTTATTAAAACATCAGCAAGTTTGGCCTGTCAATTGAGGAGAAGCAGCGGGTGAAACTCAGACTGCCGATGGGGGGTATGAGACGACTGGCATGGCCTAACAGAGTTCTATGCGCGTCCCTCGGGACACATTCAACCGGTCGGACGCACGGCCTTCTTTCAGGAACACTTCCACATATCCGTTACTGTTGATGAGGGCTTGGGGGCTATCGGGTGATCCCTCCGCATAGGTCCGGACCAGTCCGTCGATGGTCATGCCGCCGATTCGTATCAGCGGTTCGGAACGTTTGGACGCGCCTCGAACTTCACGAATGTGATACGCGGTGAGATTGGAAATGATGTTTCCGAACCGGTCGATGTACGTAATCTCACCTGCCATCACATGTTTATCCCAACCCGGATCGCTCAACGGCAGGCGTTCGTAATTCGGGACGAGCCGCCCGAATGAGCCAAGTGGTTGCCCCTTGGACAACCAGGCTGCTGCGGGCGCGAACAAGTCCCGACCATCAAAGGTGGCGCCATCGGAGTCCAGACGGTACTGCCGGTTTTCAATGTGCCGTACCTCGACGCTGCTTTCCTCCTGACAGACATGAGTCAAAATTCCGTTGTCGGGCCCGAGAAAACGGTATCGCGACGAGGACACGAGCAGCGGCCGTCGCGTGGTGCCGACGCCCGGGTCGACGACTGCGACATGGATCGTGCCCTCAGGAAAATAACGATAGCAGGATTTCAGCAGGTACGCGGCATCCGCGACATCATGCGGCGTGACGTGATGGGTCACATCCACGATCTGCGCCTGCGGGTTGATGTTGAGGATCACGCCCTTCATGCTCGCCACGAAGTAGTCGCGGTCGCCAAAATCCGTCAACAGTGTGATGAGGGGAATGGTCACCGGCATGACTCACGGAAGACCGGGATTCGGACGGGACGCGCCGCCGCCGAAGCGGCGCCTGATGTAGTGCGTTGTGGCATCGTGGCTAGATTTCCTCGAAGCGAATTTCCATGACTTCGTACTCGACGACTTTAGCCGGAGTCGTCACTTCCACCATATCCCCGACTCGTTTACCGATCAGGGCCCGGCCGACAGGCGACTGCACTGAAATTTTGGAAAACTTCAGGTCCGCCTCATCCTGACCCACGAGGGTATATTGTTTCTTTGCCTGCGCCTCCTGTTCGATCAAGACCACGGTGGCGCCGAAGACCACAGTCTCACTGGTTCGACCGGCGATATCGATAATCCGGCAGTCGGCCAGCTTGCCCTTTAGCTCGGCCAAGCGTGCCTCGATGAATCCTTGGCGTTCTTTCGCGGCATCGTATTCGGCGTTTTCGCTCAGATCGCCGTGCGCGCGGGCCTCTGCGATCGCTTCGATGACCCGCGGCCGCTCCACCTTGTGCAGCCGGTCCAGCTCGGCCTTCAGCGCTTCATATCCTTTTCTCGTGATCGGTGTCGGCATATCTTTCCCCCGATGACCATTGAAACCGGTGCCTGAACTGCAAGTCTGTTTCCCGACTTGCACTCAGGCTGGACCTCATTCTGCCGGAGGCCGTTCCGGTGCCTCTTAACGCGCCCCTGCGGGGCCGCGTTCTGCCTAGTTGATCCGGTGATACTCCTGCAAGGCTCGAATGGCAAGCCCCTTTTTGAGCAACGCTTCGATTCCCATGACGGCAGCCAGGGCGCCGCGCATCGTCGTATAGTACGGCACGCCTTTATGCAAGGCCTCGCGCCGGATGGAAAGCGAGTCGGTTTGCGCGGACGCCGTGCGTACGGTATTGACGACCAGGGCCACCTCACCGTTCTTGATATGGTCGACGATATGGGGCCGCCCCTCTTGCACCTTGTTCACGACATCCACCTGCATGCCCTGCTCGGTCAGATACGCGGCGGTTCCCGAGGTGGCGGTGATCCGGAAACCCAGCGCGACGAGCCGTTGTGCGACGTCGCAGGCCCCGGCGCGGTCTTCACTTTTGACGCTGAGAAACGCGGTGCCGGATGTGGGCAGGATGGCGCCGGCGCCGGCCTGTGACTTGACGAACGCCCAGCCGAAGTCGCTGTCGATGCCCATGACCTCTCCAGTGGACTTCATCTCCGGACCGAGGAGGACGTCGACCCCGGCGAACTTCGTGAACGGAAATACCGCTTCCTTGACCGAGAGATGCGCCGGGGTCGGCGCAGTCGTGAAATTCAATTGTTGGAGAGACTTGCCCACCATGACTTTCATCGCGAGTTTAGCCAGCGGAACGCCGATGGCCTTGCTGACGAACGGCACGGTGCGCGAGCCGCGCGGATTGACCTCCAAGACGTAGATGGTCTGGTCCTTGACGGCGAACTGTGCGTTCATGAGGCCGATCACACCGAGCTCCAAGGCCAGCGCCGTCATCTGCCGGCGAATTTCCTCGATCGTCGCGGAATCGAGCGTGTAGGGCGGCAAGGAGCAAGCCGAATCACCCGAGTGCACCCCCGCCTCCTCGATATGTTCCATGATGCCTGCGACGACCACGGTCTTGCCGTCGGAAATGGCGTCGGCATCGACTTCGATGGCGTCGCGTAAATACTTATCGATCAACACCGGATGTTGCGCCGAGGCCTTGACCGCGGAGTTCATGTACTGAAGCAAGCCGGCTTCGTCGTAGACGATCTGCATCGAGCGACCGCCGAGGACGTACGAAGGCCGCACCATCACCGGATAGGTAATGGCGGCGGCGATCTTCAACGCCTCATCGACGGAATGCGCCATGCCGCTTTCCGCCTGGCGCAAACCGAGCTTGTCGAGCAGCTCGCGGAAGCGCGCGCGATCTTCCGCGCGATCGATGGCATCCGGGCTGGTCCCTAAAATGTTGACGCCTGCGCGAGACAGGGAGAGGGCAAGCTTCAACGGCGTCTGTCCGCCGAATTGCAGCACCACGCCCATGGGCTGCTCGCGCTCCACGATATTCAGGACATCCTCTTCCGTGAGCGGCTCGAAGTAGAGCCGGTCGGAGGTGTCGTAATCCGTGCTGACCGTTTCAGGGTTGCAATTGACCATGATAGTTTCGATCTGTTCCTCGCGCAACGCCATGGCGGCATGGACGCAGCAATAGTCGAACTCAATCCCCTGCCCGATCCGGTTTGGCCCGCCGCCGAGGATCACCACCTTTTTCTTGTGAGTCGGCCTGGCCTCGCATTCCTGCTCATAGGTCGAGTAGAGGTACGGTGTGTGCGCTTCGAACTCCGCCGCGCAGGTATCCACACGTTTGTACGTCACGCTGCGTGGCGAGGCGCCTTTGCCCAAGGCCGCTCGCCAGCCTCGGACGGTGTTCTGTGAGACGCCGAGGAGTTGTGCCAGCCGTTCGTCGGCGAACCCCAACTGTTTGGCTGCTAACAGAAGCTCCCGCCGGAGTCCGGCTGCGCCAAGGTTCGCGCGCTCGGCGACGAGCTTCTGCTCAAACTCGATGATCTCCCGAATTTGATCAAGGAACCAGGGATCGATCTTGGTCAGGGCAAACAACTCCTGATTCGGCATGCCGAGCCGCATGCCGTCGGCCAGGCGCCACAGCCGATCCGGGAGTGGTGTGCGCACGGCCTTGCGGACCTGCTCCGCCGCTTCTTCCCGATCGAGCGACGGCGGCACCCCGAGATCCAACCCCATCTTGGAACTGAAACCGAACTGATCCACCTCCATCGACCGGATCGCCTTCTGCAGCGATTCCTTGAACGTGCGGCCGATCGCCATGACTTCGCCGACTGATTTCATTTGCGTCGTCAGGGTCGGATCGGCGCCGGGAAATTTCTGAAACGCGAAGCGCGGAATTTTCACCACGACGTAATCAATCGTCGGCTCGAAGGACGCCTTCGTGACTCCCGTGATGTCGTTCGTAATCTCATCCAGTGTATAGCCGACGGCCAGCTTGGCGGCGATTTTCGCGATGGGAAAGCCGGTCGCTTTCGAGGCCAGGGCCGAACTGCGGGAGACGCGCGGGTTCATTTCGATGACGACCATCTCGCCATTGGCCGGGTTCATGCCGAACTGAATGTTCGACCCGCCGGTATCGACGCCGATCTCCCGGATGATGCGCACCGCCGCGTCGCGCATCAGTTGATATTCCTTATCGGTGAGGGTCAGCGCCGGTGCCACGGTGATGCTGTCGCCGGTGTGCACCCCCATGGGGTCGAGATTCTCGATCGGGCAGATGATGACCACATTGTCTTTCAGGTCACGCATCACTTCGAGTTCGAATTCTTTCCAGCCGATGACGGACTGTTCGATGAGTACCTGGCGGACCGGGCTCATGGACAGGCCCCACTCCACCTGCGTGCGGAATTCCTCGATGTTGTAGGCGATGTTGCCTCCGGTTCCGCCCATCGTAAACGAGGGACGGACGATCGCCGGGAAACGAATTCGTTCCAGCTCGCGTTCGGCTTCCGCGAGCGAGGTGGCGACGCCGCTGTCCGGCACGCGTAGGCCGATTTTCCACATGGCTTGGCGGAACGCATCGCGGTCTTCAGCCTTGTGAATGGCCTCGATCGACGCGCCGATGAGCTTCACCCCGAATTTTTCCAGCACGCCACGCTTCGCCAATCCGATCGCCGTATTCAAGGCGGTCTGGCCGCCCATAGTCGGCAGGAGCGCGTCGGGCCGCTCGCACTCGATGACTTTTTCGACCGCGTCGAGGGTGATTGGTTCAATGTAAGTCCGGTCGGCGAAATCCGGGTCCGTCATGATCGTGGCAGGATTGCTGTTGATCAGGATGACGCGGTAGCCCTCTTCCTTGAGGGCTTTGCAGGCCTGCGTGCCGGAATAGTCGAACTCACAGGCTTGCCCGATGACGATGGGGCCGGAACCGATCAGGAGAATGGAGCGAATGTCTGTCCGTCGTGGCACAATTGACCTCGAATCAAGAAGTTAGCCGGTCGGCAGAGGCGCCTCGGGCATGGGCCCCACCGGCGGCCGGTAGGGTTGGATTGGACCGGACGGCATGGCCGGGCCCTTTCCAGCAGGATGATAGTGTTTCATGGCATCGGGGATCCAGGCCTCAATCTGATTGATACGCGTGACATCGGAGGGGTGCGTCGAAAGAAATTCCGGAATCGACTGCTGAGACCGGAAACAGAGCTTATTGATCATGGCGCGCGGGCAACCGCTCATTCGTTCCCAGAACGACACCGCTTCGCGCGGATCGTACCCTGCTTCAGCCATCAGACGCAGCCCGATGTAATCCGCTTCCGATTCCTGGCGGCGGTCAAAAGGCAAGGACACCCCGACACCATAGGCGGTCATCGCCGCCATCGCGGCATCCGGTCGGCCCGACGCGATGCCGGCTCCCAATGCCGCCAGTTGTCCGATCTGTTCGAGAATGCCGCGGCTCATCCGTTCCGCTCCGTGGCGTTGCAAGGCATGCGCGACCTCGTGGCCCATGACGGTCGCGAGCCCGTCTTCCGTCTTCGTGACTTTCAGGATGCCGGTGAACACCGCCACCTTGCCGCCGGGCAATGCGAAGGCGTTGATCGTCCGATCGTCCTGAATGACCGCGAATTCCCATTGATACTCGGGCTTATTCGCGGCTTTGGCGATGCGGTCTCCCACGCGATGCACCATTTCGTTGAGCTCCGGATTCTCGCTCAAGGGCGCCTGCCGGAGGACTTCCCGAAAGGCCGAGAGGCCCATCGCCATTTCCTTTTCTTCGGACAAATAAATGAACTGGTCGCGTGCCGTCCCGGGCGCCCGTTGGCAGCCACCGAGCGATGGCAACAGGCCCGCCGCCGCTCCGAGCCCCATGATGACAGCCAAGCGCGAGGCAGCGCGCGCACCAAGCGCGAGGGCTACGCGTCGCCCGACCGGCGTCGTGAGCAGCGTGTCGATTGAATGTCGGTCTGACGGATACATCACGTCTCCTCCATTCAATCAGCCTCGCGTCGCGGATGCAACGTACCGGCTTAGGGCATCCACAAATACATAAACTGGGGCGATCCGCCGCGCACGACCGACAGCAGATCGATGTTCGCCAAATTTGCTAGGCTCGGGGCCGGCGAGGTCAGCCGCGAATAGACATTGTTTTGGTATTCGCCGGGCCGGCGATAGGTCACGACTTTGGCCTCGGTCAGGCCGGCTTTCTTTTTTACCAGTTCGATCGCATCGTCCAGGTAGCCGATCTCGTCGACGAGTCCCGCGGCTTTGGCCTGCTCCCCGGAATAGATACGGCCGTCGGCGAGTTTTTTGATGGTCTCGCTGTTCAGACCAGGACGACCAGCCTGTACCACCTGGAGAAATCGCTGATAGAAGCCGTCGATGACGCCCTGAAAAATCGCACGTTCTTCCGGAAGCATCGCCCGGAAGGGTGATCCCATGTCTTTGCGAGGACCTGATGTCACGGCGTTTGTTTCCACGCCCACCTTTTCCAGCAATCCCCTGGCATTCACGGTCAACATGATGACGCCAATGCTGCCCGTCACGGAAGATGGATGGGCGAAGACCGTGTCGGCTGCCGCGGCGATGTAGTAGCCGCCGGACGCGCCCACGTCCATGATGGAGGCGACGATCGGTATCTTCCGGCTGGTCTTGAAATGTTGCAACTCGTGATAAATGATGTCGGAGGCCGTGACCGTTCCCCCAGGGCTATTGATCCGCAGGACGATCGCTTTGACCCGTTCGTCTTTGGCGGCCCGCTCCAGCTCTTCCTTCACGGTGGCGAGCATCCCTGGCGACGAATAAAATCCGTCTTTGTTTTCCGAGCTGATCACGCCCGACACATCCATCAACAGCACTTTATCTTTCCCAGCTCCGCTGACCTTGTATTCTTCGAGCGCGCCGGGACCAGGCGGAAGGTTGATCGTCACGCAAGCCGCCTGCATCAGCGCCAGGGCCAGCACGATAAGTCCGGTAGAAAGCTGCCAACTACGCATGGTGTGTCTCCATCATCGCGGCAAATTGTTCGAACAGATAGGCGGAATCGTGAGGTCCCGGTGACGCTTCGGGATGGTATTGTACCGAAAACACCGGGCGATCCAGACACATCATGCCTTCAACCGACCCGTCGTTCAGGCTGGTATGTGTCAATTGCACGCGACCAAACGGCGTGTCCACGATTGGCAGCGCCTGTCCGGCCGTTGATGCGGCGGGGAACCGCACGGCGAAATTGTGGTTCTGGGACGTGATCTCCACCTGGCTCGTCCGTAGGTCGATCACCGGATGATTGGCGCCATGGTGCCCGAACTTTAGTTTGTAGGTCGAAAATCCCAGCGCCAGGCCGAGCAATTGGTGCCCCAGGCAAATCCCGAAAATCGGCAATCGGCCGATCAGATCACGGAGCGCCGTCATGGCATAGGGCACGCCTTCGGGGTCACCGGGACCGTTGGAGAGGAAAACGCCGTGAGGATTCAGCGCCAGCACATCTTTTGCCGCAGTCGAAGCCGGTACCACCGTGACCTCGCATCCGACATCGACCAGACGCCGCAGGATATTCTGTTTCACGCCGAAGTCATAGGCCACCACCCGCCAGCGGCGCCGTGGCGCTTGCGCGGCGTCTGGAGCAGGCAGGACGATCTTCGGCGCCCAGGTACCTGTGCCCTCCGACCAGGCATAGCGAGTGGCGCAGGTGACGGTCGCTGCGAGATCGCGCCCGATGATGCTCGGGGCCTGACGGGCTTTGTCCACCAACCGGCGGGGGTCCAGATCGATGTGTGAGATCACCCCCTGCTGCGCGCCCCGCTCCCGAAGGTGCCTGGTGAGTGCTCTGGTATCGATACCCTCGATTGCCACGACCTTCGCGGCCTGCAGATATTCCTGGAGGGTCGCTGTGCCGCGCCAGTTGCTCGCCAATCGGCTGGATTCCTTGACCACAAACCCTTCCGCCCAGATTCTCGTCGATTCGACATCTTCCGGCGTGACGCCGTAGTTGCCGATGTGCGGCGCGGTCATGGTCACGATCTGCCCGCGATACGACGGATCGGTCAGCACTTCCTGATAACCGGTCATGGCCGTGTTGAAGACGACTTCGCCTCCGGTCTCCCCTTCCGCACCTAAGGCGCGTCCTTCGAAGAGGGTTCCGTCAGCAAGCGCCAGAATCGCTTTTTTCACACTCACTCCTTACCGAGGAAGCCAGGATCGCACGCGTACGGTCAGCAGCGCGATACCGAGTCCCACATTCACGATATACAAAACCCGCACCGGCTTATGCAGCTGGAAGAACGCTTCAAAGGCTGCCTTTCTTGCCTCCTCTCCTTTGGAGGCAAATGCCTGGGCTTGCAGCGCTGCCGCTTGGGGATGCAGGACAAACGTGATCACCCCCGCCGTGAGCAGCATGGCGCCGAGCAGGAGCCATTCGGTGCGCGTAATTTCTTGCTCCGCCAGCCCTTGCTGGAACAGCCAGGCGCGCCAGACAATGCCCGTGACCAGGATCACCGCCGCACCGAGTACTAACCGGTTGTACCCGTCGAACGCGCGCGTCAAAAAGAACCCGCCCGTATCCTGCCCGCCGAAGGTGTTGAACACCGCGGGGATCACCGCGGCCACAAGCACCAGAAGGCCGCCGATCCATACCGCTAGGGCCAGCAACTCACAGGTGACACAGGCGATCAATCCTTGGCGCACCGTCGTTCGTCCCTACGCCTGCTGCCCGGGACGATCCAACTCGTAGACGACCCGGCCCGACACGATCGTGGTCGTCACCCGCCCCTTGACCTTCCAGCCCGCGAAGGGCGTGTTGCGACTCTTGGAGTGAAATCGCGAGGGATCGACTTCCCACTCACGGTTCGGATCGACAATGGCCACATCGGCCGGTGCGCCGACCGCCAGCGTCCCGGCGTTGAGGCTGAACGCTTTTGCGGGCGCCGTGGCGAGTTTATCGATTGCCGATTCGAGTGTGAGGACGCCTTCTTCGACCAGTGCTAATGTCAGCGGCAAGGCTGTTTCGAGACCGACGATGCCGAACGGCGCTTCAGTAAACTCCTGCTGTTTCTCCTGCGTCGCATGGGGCGCATGGTCGGTCGCGATCACGTCGATCGTGCCGTCGCGCAGCCCGTCCTTGATCGCCTGCACATCGAGATTCGTGCGCAGCGGCGGATTCATTTTGGCGTGGGTATTGTACCCGCGCGTGGTTTCCTCGGTGAGGGTGAAATGATGGGGGCAGGCTTCCGCCGTGACCTTGAGTCCTCGCGCCTTGGCTTCGCGCACCATACGGACCGAGCCTGCTGTGCTGATGTGAGCCAGATGCAGCCGCGCGCCCGTCAGTTCGGCGAGCGAGACGTTCCGTGCGACCATCACATCTTCCGCCGCCGAGGGAATGCCGGGCAGTCCGAGTTCAGTCGAGATGACCCCTTCGTTCATGCAGCCGCCTTCCGACAGATGCAGATCTTCACAATGGTCGACGACGGGCACGTCGAAGGCGCGGGCATATTCCATCGCTCGTCGCATGACGAGACTGTTCATCACCGGTTTGCCGTCGT
This window encodes:
- a CDS encoding dihydroorotase, with protein sequence MTLLIQGGHVIDPGRVNGVADVLIEHGSIAAVGPKLTVPAGATVIPAAGRLVVPGFVDLHVHFREPGFEYKETIQSGTEAAVAGGFTSVCAMPNTNPVNDNQAVTEFMLERAKAAGTARLYPIGAITKRSEGKELAEIGDLRRAGCVAISDDGKPVMNSLVMRRAMEYARAFDVPVVDHCEDLHLSEGGCMNEGVISTELGLPGIPSAAEDVMVARNVSLAELTGARLHLAHISTAGSVRMVREAKARGLKVTAEACPHHFTLTEETTRGYNTHAKMNPPLRTNLDVQAIKDGLRDGTIDVIATDHAPHATQEKQQEFTEAPFGIVGLETALPLTLALVEEGVLTLESAIDKLATAPAKAFSLNAGTLAVGAPADVAIVDPNREWEVDPSRFHSKSRNTPFAGWKVKGRVTTTIVSGRVVYELDRPGQQA